A genomic segment from Juglans regia cultivar Chandler chromosome 14, Walnut 2.0, whole genome shotgun sequence encodes:
- the LOC118344577 gene encoding uncharacterized protein LOC118344577, producing MYVKIETSRLDYFRNKQQEIRSEVYQGIVDSLSIGQSNASKVGKRIILPSSFIGGPRDMRKRYMEAMALVQRFGKPDIFLTMTCNPSWKEILDELGPQEEAQNRPDLIARIFRAKLEELKDELFKREIFGKVSSYVYVIEHQKRGLPHAHFLIILQRDWKIYTPESFDEIVSAEIPDRERNLHLHKTVKRHMMHGPCGVLNPNNVCMKANDSCKNHFPKGFVPNTTVGIDCFPQYKRCDNGMTVKVRDKDLDNRWVVPHNPYLLAKFDCHLNVEICSTIKAVKYLYKYIYKGHDRVAFNLIPGQNIQDIDEIQQFQSARWIAPPEAMWRIYGFILNEMYPSVYSLHLHLEDQHLVAFHAHDNLNNVLISDFTAKSMLTEFFSTNQTNENARKLLYKEFPEAFVWNQQHKIWTPRKKKTVIGCIVTASPFEGERYYLRILLNHIRGPLSFDRIKTVGNVTAPTFREAATLHGLLQRDTSLQDCMQEASLYQIPHSLRRLFATILVYCNPTNPRELWEYFEQDMSSDFQTSVATSADIRTKVLRSISSTLESMGKDINMFHLIEHDVSFDQNETEAREINDEFAVLIPEEDLMASMSLNSEQQHAYESILQKVLLNESAAFFIDGPGGTGKTFLYKALLATVRSRNLIALATASSGVAASILPGGRTAHSRFKIPLDLDKNSTCCVSKQSALAKLLRLAKLIIWDEAPMSRKECMQALDKMLQDITDSRLPFGGKIIVFGGDFRQVLPVIRKGTRQEEVNASLASSYLWSTLTKIRLSENMRARFDLNFSNYLLQVGNGTTPITIENKIKIHNEMLIPYRNDVESLDDLIDAVFQDIGSYSENLSEMTNRAILTPKNNSVDEINTILIQRFPGTVTQYYSFDETIDTSEQ from the coding sequence ATGTACGTAAAAATTGAGACGTCAAGATTGGATTATTTTCGTAATAAGCAACAAGAGATTCGATCTGAAGTATATCAAGGAATAGTTGACAGTCTATCAATTGGACAAAGCAATGCTTCTAAAGTTGGTAAACGCATCATTCtgccttcttcttttattggaggTCCAAGAGATATGCGTAAGagatatatggaagcaatggcTTTAGTCCAACGCTTTGGAAAACCGGACATCTTTTTAACCATGACATGCAAcccaagttggaaagaaatcTTAGATGAATTGGGTCCAcaagaagaagcacaaaatCGTCCTGATTTGATTGCACGTatctttagagcaaaattagaagaactgAAGGATGAATTATTCAAACGGGAGATATTTGGGAAAGTTTCATCATACGTATACGTCATTGAACATCAAAAAAGAGGACTACCACATGCACATTTCTTGATCATACTACAAAGAGATTGGAAAATCTATACTCCagaatcttttgatgaaattgtatCAGCAGAAATACCTGACAGAGAAAGAAATCTACATTTGCACAAGACAGTAAAAAGACATATGATGCATGGCCCCTGTGGAGTACTGAATCCGAACAATGTGTGTATGAAAGCAAATGACAGTTGTAAAAACCACTTTCCAAAAGGTTTTGTACCTAACACAACCGTTGGAATCGATTGTTTCCCACAGTACAAACGTTGTGATAATGGAATGACTGTCAAAGTCAGAGATAAAGATTTAGATAACCGTTGGGTTGTTCCACATAATCCATATCTCCTCGCAAAATTTGATTGTCACTTGAATGTAGAAATTTGCTCAACAATCAAAGCAGTCAAATAcctttataagtacatttataAAGGTCATGATCGTGTTGCTTTCAACTTGATTCCTGGACAAAACATCCAAGATATagatgaaatccaacaatttcaaTCAGCCAGATGGATTGCTCCACCAGAagctatgtggagaatatatggTTTTATTCTTAATGAAATGTATCCATCAGTTTACAGTTTACATCTACATCTTGAAGATCAACATCTGGTAGCTTTTCATGCACATGACAACCTTAACAATGTTCTGATATCCGATTTTACGGCAAAATCAATGTTGACTGAATtcttttcaacaaatcaaactaatgaaaatgcacGAAAACTACTGTACAAAGAATTTCCTGAAGCTTTTGTTTGGAACCAGCAACACAAAATATGGActccaagaaagaagaaaactgttATAGGCTGCATTGTTACAGCAAGTCCATTCGAAGGTGAAAGGTATTACTTACGGATATTGTTAAATCATATAAGAGGCCCTTTATCATTTGACCGCATCAAAACAGTTGGCAATGTCACTGCACCAACCTTTCGTGAAGCTGCTACATTACATGGTTTGTTACAAAGAGATACCAGTTTGCAAGATTGTATGCAAGAGGCTTCCTTATACCAAATACCACACAGTTTAAGACGgctatttgcaacaattttagtATACTGTAATCCAACAAATCCTAGAGAACTTTGGGAATATTTTGAACAAGATATGTCAAGTGATTTCCAAACAAGTGTTGCAACATCAGCAGATATTAGGACAAAAGTCTTACGAAGCATCTCTTCTACACTTGAATCGATGGGAAAAGACATAAACATGTTTCATTTAATAGAACATGATGTCTCTTTTGATCAGAACGAAACTGAAGctagagaaataaatgatgaatttgcAGTTTTGATACCAGAAGAAGATCTTATGGCTTCGATGAGTCTTAATTCTGAACAACAACACGCATATGAATCAATTTTGCAGAAAGTCCTTCTAAATGAATCTGCTGCATTTTTCATTGATGGTCCGGGCGGAACAGGGAAAACATTCTTATATAAAGCACTTCTCGCTACAGTAAGATCAAGAAACTTAATTGCTCTTGCAACTGCATCGTCTGGTGTTGCTGCATCTATTTTACCTGGAGGTCGAACAGCCCATTCACGCTTCAAAATTCCATTAGATCTTGACAAAAATAGTACTTGTTGTGTAAGCAAACAAAGTGCTCTTGCCAAATTGTTACGTCTTGCAAAGCTAATCATATGGGATGAAGCACCTATGTCTAGAAAAGAATGTATGCAAGcattggataaaatgttacAAGACATAACTGATTCAAGATTAccatttggtggaaaaattaTCGTATTCGGTGGAGATTTTCGTCAAGTCTTACCTGTGATTCGGAAAGGCACAAGACAAGAAGAAGTTAATGCCAGTTTAGCATCGTCATATTTGTGGTCTACTTTAACTAAGATTAGGTTGAGTGAGAATATGCGAGCAAGATTCGAtctaaatttctcaaattatttacttcaggTCGGAAATGGAACAACACCAATCACAATTGAGAATAAGATCAAAATTCACAATGAAATGCTCATTCCTTACAGAAATGATGTGGAGTCTTTAGATGATCTGATCGATGCAGTCTTCCAAGATATTGGCAGCTATTCAGAAAATTTATCCGAAATGACAAATCGAGCTATCTTGACACCAAAGAACAACTCTGTCGATGAGATAAATACAATACTTATTCAAAGATTTCCTGGTACAGTTACACAATACTATAGCTTCGATGAAACGATTGATACATCAGAACAATGA